One Helianthus annuus cultivar XRQ/B chromosome 12, HanXRQr2.0-SUNRISE, whole genome shotgun sequence genomic region harbors:
- the LOC110894603 gene encoding protein ACCUMULATION AND REPLICATION OF CHLOROPLASTS 3, producing the protein MELPLTAINISRTLYSPSPSLNPNYRSFDDNSNFIRQISTRRFKLRNNSKRLRLIESNSGKHSSSSSILNRERITSDETGIVEVIGIGSRNDAVLDFCLQSLSLSRRLRFWNIIVEETSKVQLQQRLLGDDMSKTGVEERMFMESCSNAVILVAGASYGSDLTTVHDIFEAVKLANGFNVTIILKPFRFEGQRRQNEVKDLLCKLDGLTDFCIMVDADALLEKDLVTLDEALQIANNAVLMSLNAVSILTSESNRKFLDIPHGSMKELGVKDLKKILGNYKEAKIGYGVGRDIEASIVQAIYDCPFLGSGVKDLTGTVVFILTSPVVIDSKDMHGILGTFRQVSEWEGEIVTSIVHEPDMSPGSISTTVFTIGCIKRESSKNDGIFSRLVQRFPFVFNILKPQSQLDTTQENSSFDSTFSSQEKYEKPNVGSMNGSVDGFHNWSSELQSILNSVTDAKTLTRDNDVTEQNDTEFSQATFYSESADGSQTLQRELLINRRPGYLSTEEAANETNDSLMINLNTYKLPVGVKPSGDPKDGFNGPRVMHPEGNSELSKKNENQFSVSVTLDDPADANLQAPSDFSSKNGVYPDVSRKNGSLSARAASMLESERETQKKWNPVVEINYRGGIYVGRCQGGLPEGKGRLSMSDGSMYDGLWRYGKRSGMGTLCFSNGDVFRGSWRDDVMHGKGWFYFHTGDRWFVNFWKGKANGEGRFYSKNGDIFFGRFKNGWRDGHFLCIDVSGSRYVEIWDEGVLVSRKQLESNDGDP; encoded by the exons ATGGAGCTTCCGTTAACCGCCATTAACATCTCACGAACATTATATTCACCTTCACCTTCACTTAACCCTAATTATCGTTCATTCGATGACAATTCCAATTTCATCCGCCAGATCTCTACGAGAAGATTCAAACTCCGTAACAATTCAAAACGACTGCGTTTAATCGAATCGAATTCCGGTAaacattcttcttcttcatcgATATTGAACAGAGAGAGGATTACATCGGATGAAACCGGAATTGTGGAAGTGATTGGGATTGGAAGCCGGAACGACGCTGTTCTCGACTTCTGTTTGCAGTCGTTGTCGCTTTCGCGACGATTACGGTTCTG GAATATTATAGTGGAAGAAACATCTAAGGTGCAGTTACAACAACGGTTACTTGGGGATG ATATGAGCAAAACAGGCGTGGAAGAGCGGATGTTCATGGAGTCCTGTTCAAACGCGGTTATACTT GTGGCTGGGGCATCCTATGGTTCAGATCTTACCACGGTGCATGATATATTTGAAGCAGTAAAGCTTGCAAATGGCTTTAATGTAACCATCATTCTGAAGCCTTTTAGATTTGAAGGACAAAGACGCCAAAATGAG GTGAAAGATTTACTCTGTAAACTTGATGGGCTTACAGATTTCTGTATCA TGGTTGACGCCGATGCACTTCTAGAAAAAGATTTAGTAACTTTAGATGAGGCATTGCAGATTGCAAATAATGCTGTGTTGATGTCATTAAACGCAGTCTCCATTTTGACTTCT GAGTCCAACAGAAAATTTCTGGATATACCACATGGGAGTATGAAAGAACTCGGAGTCAAAGACCTCAAAAAG ATTTTAGGAAACTATAAGGAGGCAAAAATTGGATATGGGGTCGGTCGTGACATTGAAGCATCGATTGTTCAAGCCATATATGATTGCCCTTTTCTTGGGTCAGGCGTAAAG GACTTAACTGGAACTGTTGTATTCATACTCACAAGTCCAGTTGTCATTGACAGCAAGGACATGCATGGCATTCTGGGTACATTTCGCCAAGTTTCAGAATGGGAGGGTGAAATTGTAACTTCAATAGTTCATGAACCAGATATGAGTCCTGGCTCAATTTCAACAACCGTGTTTACTATCGG TTGTATAAAGCGCGAGTCTTCTAAAAATGATGGCATATTTTCTAGACTGGTCCAACGTTTTCCTTTCGTTTTCAATATTTTGAAGCCACAATCACAGCTGGATACCACTCAAGAAAATAGTTCGTTCGATAGCACATTTTCTTCTCAGGAAAAATATGAAAAGCCAAATGTAGGTTCCATGAATGGTTCTGTTGATGGTTTTCACAATTGGTCTTCAGAACTTCAGTCAATATTGAACAGTGTTACTGATGCAAAAACTCTAACAAG GGATAATGATGTTACAGAACAGAATGATACTGAATTTTCACAAGCCACCTTCTACAGTGAATCAGCCGACG GGTCACAAACTCTTCAGAGGGAGCTTCTGATTAACAGAAGGCCGGGGTATCTTTCTACTGAGGAAGCAGCCAATGAGACAAATGATAGTCTAATGATTAACCTAAATACATATAAACTCCCAGTTGGTGTAAAGCCATCAGGCGATCCGAAAGATGGGTTCAATGGCCCGCGGGTCATGCACCCAGAGGGAAATAGTGAACTTAGTAAAAAGAACGAGAATCAGTTTTCTGTTAGTGTGACATTGGATGACCCAGCTGATGCCAACTTGCAAGCACCGTCAGATTTTAGCAGCAAAAATGGAGTGTATCCAGATGTTTCTAGAAAGAATGGATCACTTTCTGCTCGTGCAGCTTCCATGCTG GAATCTGAACGCGAGACACAAAAAAAATGGAATCCCGTGGTGGAAATAAACTACCGTGGAGGAATATACGTGGGGCGGTGCCAGGGCGGTCTTCCTGAAGGAAAG GGTCGTTTGTCAATGAGTGATGGAAGTATGTATGATGGGTTATGGCGTTATGGTAAAAGATCGGGAATGGGTACCTTATGCTTCAGCAATGGGGATGTTTTCCGTGGGTCATGGAGAGATGATGTTATGCATGGAAAG GGATGGTTTTACTTTCACACAGGAGATAGGTGGTTTGTGAATTTTTGGAAGGGAAAGGCAAACGGAGAAGGGCGGTTTTATTCGAAAAACGGTGATATCTTTTTTGGCCGTTTtaaaaatggatggcgagacggGCATTTTCTCTGCATTGATGTTAGCGGATCAAG GTATGTTGAGATCTGGGATGAAGGTGTCCTAGTAAGCCGTAAGCAGTTGGAGTCTAATGATGGTGATCCTTAA
- the LOC110894602 gene encoding plant UBX domain-containing protein 7 has protein sequence MEGGGFLSEAEKQTMVSTFLEITSAHTSESATQFLQATGWKLEEAIQLYYVQMESGGASSSPYIPPQDNEALPSDQNLGVAENEAGIENVVDNDGSEVRAPLPVKRDVLYDTSILHRGSRLGVSPHEPRATVPFRNFDEELKRPGVWGAVPGSTSAAQPSRENLASMYRPPFALMFQGPFEKAKEAANRHDRWLIVNVQSTREFSSHTLNRDTWANEAVAQTISSNFIFWQVFDDVEEGSKIITYYKLDSVPVTLVIDPITGQKMRLWRGMIQPESLLEDLLQFLDASPKDHHLSLSQKRPKESSHSSPPKIQDETNEEDDEMKLACALSMEGSGDGVLKDSGADKEVPQKEKHDYPPLPEEPKSGGSSVCRVGVRLPDGRRVQRNFFRSDPIQLLWSFCAANCGNEKPFRLTHAIPGAVKDLDYDSKLTFEESGVANSMISVTWL, from the exons ATGGAGGGTGGTGGGTTTTTGTCTGAAGCAGAGAAGCAAACAATGGTGTCcacttttcttgaaattacttcTGCTCACACCTCTGAATCCGCTACACAGTTCTTGCAG GCGACAGGCTGGAAGCTCGAAGAAGCTATTCAATTGTATTATGTACAAATGGAATCCGGTGGTGCTTCCTCATCTCCGTACATTCCGCCACAAGATAACGAAGCGTTACCGTCGGATCAAAATTTAGG AGTGGCGGAAAATGAAGCGGGAATCGAAAATGTTGTAGACAATGATGGAAGCGAGGTTCGTGCACCTCTACCAGTTAAAAGAGACGTTCTATACGACACATCAATACTTCACAG AGGATCAAGATTGGGCGTGTCTCCACATGAACCTCGTGCAACGGTTCCCTTTCGTAATTTTGACGAGGAATTAAAACGGCCCGGAGTCTGGGGAGCCGTTCCAGGTTCCACATCAGCCGCACAACCTTCTCGAGAGAATCTTGCTTCAATGTACCGTCCTCCTTTTGCTTTGATGTTCCAAGGACCATTTGAAAAG GCAAAAGAAGCTGCTAACAGGCACGACAGATGGCTCATAGTGAACGTGCAATCTACAAGGGAATTCAGCTCACATACG CTTAACCGTGATACTTGGGCTAATGAGGCTGTTGCTCAAACAATCAGCTCTAATTTCATTTTCTGGCAG GTATTTGATGACGTTGAAGAGGGCAGCAAGATAATTACATACTACAAGTTGGATTCGGTTCCCGTTACTCTTGTAATCGACCCTATCACGGGTCAAAAAATGCGCTTATGGCGTGGAATGATCCAACCAGAAAGTTTATTGGAG GATTTATTACAATTTTTGGATGCTAGCCCGAAGGATCATCATCTCAGCTTGTCGCAAAAACGTCCAAAAGAGAGTTCTCACTCTTCGCCTCCCAAAATCCAGG ATGAAacaaatgaagaagatgatgaaatgAAACTGGCATGTGCGTTATCGATGGAAGGTAGCGGTGATGGGGTTTTAAAAGACTCGGGTGCCGATAAAGAGGTCCCGCAGAAAGAAAAACATGATTATCCACCATTGCCTGAAGAGCCCAAAAGTGGCGGAAGCTCAGTTTGTCGGGTCGGGGTCCGCCTTCCAGACGGACGAAGGGTTCAAAGGAATTTCTTTCGCTCTGATCCAATTCAG TTGCTGTGGTCATTCTGTGCTGCAAACTGTGGTAATGAGAAGCCATTCCGGTTGACTCATGCGATTCCGGGGGCTGTGAAAGACTTGGATTACGACAGCAAGTTAACGTTTGAAGAATCCGGTGTGGCGAATTCGATGATTTCGGTTACTTGGTTGTGA
- the LOC110892692 gene encoding uncharacterized protein LOC110892692 — MNPPSPPPNLSQSTTTTPHYNPFPTPTPHYKTFVSPNNGYLGYHRFRGEIESSDNECESIVPHLNPVSSPINELRMLRLNSSFPSFSPTGDLIAFNPDFDSKVGLDFVKSDGSKRWSLLKGRTTFYNSWSPTEKNVIFTSIGPIFDPVKVAMQIARVPFNLEQLEDDVIDVKAEIKILTREETGNDVFSSCSTDGKRLVFRSGWPGHKNLYILDVVDGEFKSEGGIWQLTDGEWIDTMSCWSPDGKLITFSSNWHNPANVDAFSIYVRCSNGSDVRRIYVAGDEGSEEVDRWVVRGGGGGLREIRWW; from the coding sequence atgaacccaccatcaccaccacctaaTCTCTCtcaatccaccaccaccaccccacatTATAATCCATTTCCCACACCCACCCCACATTATAAAACGTTTGTTTCTCCGAACAACGGTTATCTAGGTTATCACCGGTTTAGAGGTGAAATTGAATCTAGTGACAATGAATGTGAATCGATTGTCCCACATTTAAACCCAGTTTCATCTCCGATTAACGAGCTTAGAATGTTAAGACTAAACAGTTCATTTCCGTCATTTTCACCTACCGGAGATTTAATCGCGTTCAATCCTGATTTTGATTCAAAAGTCGGTTTAGATTTCGTGAAATCCGACGGTTCAAAGCGGTGGAGTTTGTTAAAAGGACGAACAACATTCTACAATTCATGGAGTCCAACGGAGAAGAACGTTATATTCACATCAATCGGGCCGATATTTGACCCTGTTAAAGTTGCGATGCAAATCGCTAGGGTTCCGTTTAATCTAGAACAACTTGAAGATGATGTAATCGATGTAAAAGCTGAGATTAAGATACTTACAAGAGAAGAAACCGGCAACGATGTGTTTTCGTCATGTTCAACTGACGGAAAACGGTTAGTGTTCAGATCTGGATGGCCAGGACACAAAAACCTCTACATATTAGACGTAGTTGACGGAGAGTTTAAATCAGAAGGCGGAATCTGGCAGTTAACCGACGGAGAATGGATCGATACGATGTCGTGCTGGTCGCCGGACGGTAAGCTAATTACGTTTTCATCTAACTGGCATAATCCGGCGAATGTTGATGCGTTTAGCATCTACGTAAGGTGCTCCAACGGAAGTGACGTACGGCGGATATATGTTGCCGGAGATGAAGGATCTGAGGAGGTGGATAGGTGggtggtgagaggtggtggtggtgggttgagaGAGAttaggtggtggtga